One uncultured Methanobrevibacter sp. DNA window includes the following coding sequences:
- a CDS encoding peptidoglycan-binding protein has translation MNGTNITVSGLDAGTYTLTVTAIADKNHNNITKNATITVNKLKTELTGNAITTAYNVNKDLVITLKDITGKALSGVKVTVDLNGAKTYTTDKNGQVKVSTKGLAPKAYTAKVTFNGDTNYDKSTNDIKVTVKKATPKLTAKKKTYKTTPKTKKYTIVLKDNTGKAIKKAKVTLKVKGKTYKATTNSKGKATFKITNLNKKGTFKATITYKGNKYFNKVSKKAKIKVIVTFKTVSKGSKDKATVKEIQQALKDKGYYLTYQGYYLKVDGKFKGCTERSVKEFQKDKGLKVTGKVDEKTARKLGII, from the coding sequence GTGAATGGTACCAACATTACAGTTTCCGGTTTAGATGCAGGAACCTATACCTTAACTGTAACTGCAATAGCTGATAAGAATCACAATAACATAACTAAGAACGCTACAATAACTGTTAATAAACTTAAAACTGAATTAACAGGCAATGCAATAACTACTGCCTATAATGTTAACAAGGATTTGGTTATTACATTGAAAGACATTACTGGCAAAGCTTTAAGCGGTGTTAAAGTAACTGTTGATTTAAACGGTGCCAAAACATACACTACAGACAAGAACGGACAGGTCAAGGTATCAACCAAAGGACTTGCTCCTAAAGCATACACTGCTAAGGTAACATTCAACGGCGATACCAACTATGACAAGTCAACTAACGACATTAAGGTTACTGTTAAGAAGGCCACTCCTAAATTGACTGCTAAAAAGAAAACCTATAAGACAACTCCTAAAACCAAAAAATACACAATTGTTTTAAAGGACAACACTGGAAAGGCAATCAAGAAGGCTAAAGTCACCCTAAAAGTCAAAGGTAAAACCTACAAAGCCACTACTAACAGTAAAGGTAAGGCTACCTTCAAGATTACTAACCTAAACAAGAAAGGAACCTTCAAGGCCACAATAACATACAAAGGAAACAAATACTTTAATAAAGTATCTAAAAAAGCAAAAATAAAAGTTATTGTCACCTTCAAGACAGTGTCCAAAGGAAGCAAGGATAAGGCAACTGTTAAGGAAATCCAGCAAGCACTTAAAGATAAAGGTTACTATTTAACTTATCAAGGCTATTACTTGAAAGTAGATGGTAAGTTCAAAGGTTGCACTGAGAGATCCGTAAAGGAATTCCAGAAAGACAAAGGTCTTAAGGTAACTGGTAAGGTTGATGAAAAGACTGCTCGCAAACTTGGAATAATTTAA
- a CDS encoding cyclophilin-like fold protein — MMYKSIILVIILSLITCTAVSGDESMGGMIKIKINDVAFDVKLENNSATQELVKELEKGNITVNATEYGGFEKVGDLGLSLPTTDENINTSPGDIVLYQGNQISLFYGSHSWSYTKLGKIENIDSNQLKEVLGSGNATLVLSLK; from the coding sequence ATGATGTATAAAAGCATTATTCTTGTAATTATTTTAAGTTTAATAACTTGCACTGCAGTTAGCGGAGATGAAAGTATGGGCGGCATGATTAAAATAAAGATTAATGATGTGGCATTTGATGTGAAGTTGGAGAATAATTCTGCAACACAGGAACTGGTTAAGGAATTGGAGAAAGGAAACATCACTGTTAATGCAACAGAATATGGGGGCTTTGAAAAAGTTGGTGATTTGGGTTTATCACTTCCAACAACTGATGAAAATATCAATACTTCTCCTGGAGATATAGTGTTGTATCAGGGAAATCAAATATCTCTCTTTTATGGTTCACATTCATGGAGCTATACAAAATTGGGCAAAATAGAAAATATTGATTCCAATCAGCTTAAAGAGGTTTTAGGCTCAGGTAATGCCACATTAGTTTTGAGTTTGAAATGA
- a CDS encoding helix-turn-helix domain-containing protein — MVLKDKLYGNQFERNVVGEAIKSISNKWTFYILKDLFLGKKHFTQFQENRPNLDNKSLTRCLKSMENNDLIEKNVKNHETEYVLTSKGRKLNKVFYELIIFSLDTHEGDFYTDEEIDFIKKSYVNILEL, encoded by the coding sequence ATGGTTTTAAAAGATAAATTGTATGGGAATCAGTTTGAAAGAAATGTTGTGGGCGAAGCCATTAAATCTATAAGTAACAAATGGACATTTTACATATTAAAAGACCTGTTTTTAGGAAAAAAACATTTCACACAATTTCAGGAAAATCGTCCAAACCTGGACAATAAATCCCTTACAAGATGCCTTAAATCCATGGAAAACAATGATTTAATTGAGAAAAATGTTAAAAATCATGAAACTGAATATGTTTTAACTTCAAAAGGAAGAAAATTAAATAAGGTGTTCTATGAATTAATTATTTTCTCATTGGATACTCATGAAGGAGATTTTTACACGGATGAGGAAATTGATTTCATTAAAAAATCATATGTAAATATTCTTGAATTATGA
- a CDS encoding MFS transporter, which yields MFENIRRDYLKVLFIFLIASSIFATSQSIVTTALVPIMEDFHVTSIIAQWAYSIFLLTLGVVIPLNAFISRRFKARTVYLFSVVTFILGSLLCCFSWSIISLIMGRILQAIAYGIIMPYTQILLLKITPEDQWQMFMGIYGISIAFTPVLGMILGGYIIDLYGWKNIFSVFIILSFMTLILGLLFVKIDFGCEDYPLDIFSAILSFIGCFGVIFGFTNISQYSLMSIYVLMPIITGAICLILFFKRQNKLEKPLINMNILKNRYFAIGILVLVIGYFMYNGCTALIPIFVQGIAGHDAITTSLIVFPGGVALIIFNFVGPLLATRFSIKTPIILGCAGLMIGHIFMIFFTRDSSVIFLAASQFIRYVGFGLLYIPISTWAISMVSNNSEDASTVYNTSREIAGSIGSSVLVVITSALAGGEVGQNLVSEVAFSQTSLILVVLTAAIFIISIIFIKEKEDIN from the coding sequence ATGTTTGAAAATATAAGACGAGATTATCTAAAAGTTTTATTTATCTTTTTAATTGCAAGTTCTATTTTTGCAACCTCGCAATCAATCGTTACAACAGCTTTAGTGCCCATAATGGAAGATTTTCATGTCACTTCAATCATAGCGCAATGGGCATATTCAATATTTCTGCTCACATTAGGAGTTGTCATTCCTCTTAATGCATTCATTTCTCGAAGATTTAAAGCCAGAACTGTTTATCTGTTCAGTGTGGTCACTTTTATACTGGGGTCATTATTGTGTTGCTTTTCCTGGAGTATCATTAGCCTAATTATGGGTAGGATTTTACAGGCTATTGCCTATGGAATTATAATGCCTTATACACAAATACTTCTTTTAAAAATAACTCCCGAAGACCAATGGCAAATGTTTATGGGAATTTATGGAATTTCGATTGCATTCACTCCAGTGCTGGGAATGATACTGGGAGGATATATAATTGATCTCTACGGTTGGAAAAACATATTTTCAGTATTCATAATATTGTCATTTATGACATTGATTTTAGGATTATTATTTGTTAAAATAGACTTCGGCTGTGAAGACTATCCTTTAGACATTTTCTCTGCAATTTTATCATTTATAGGTTGTTTTGGCGTGATTTTCGGATTTACAAATATTTCACAGTATTCTCTGATGAGCATTTATGTACTGATGCCGATTATTACCGGTGCAATTTGCCTAATCCTATTTTTCAAAAGGCAAAATAAACTTGAAAAACCATTGATTAACATGAATATTCTTAAAAATAGATATTTTGCAATAGGAATACTGGTTTTGGTAATCGGGTATTTCATGTACAACGGATGTACAGCACTGATTCCAATTTTTGTTCAGGGAATTGCAGGCCATGATGCAATAACAACCTCCCTAATTGTTTTTCCGGGAGGAGTTGCATTAATCATATTCAATTTTGTCGGACCACTTCTGGCAACCCGATTCAGCATAAAAACTCCAATTATCCTCGGTTGTGCCGGATTGATGATTGGCCACATATTCATGATATTTTTTACCAGAGATTCATCAGTTATTTTTCTTGCCGCCTCACAATTCATTCGTTACGTAGGTTTTGGGTTGTTGTATATTCCAATTTCAACTTGGGCAATATCAATGGTTTCAAACAATAGTGAAGATGCATCTACAGTCTATAATACCTCACGGGAAATTGCAGGTTCAATCGGCTCTTCCGTTCTTGTTGTAATCACTTCCGCATTGGCTGGTGGAGAAGTTGGACAAAATTTAGTTTCAGAGGTTGCATTTAGCCAAACTTCATTGATATTGGTTGTTTTAACTGCAGCAATATTTATCATATCAATAATTTTCATTAAAGAGAAAGAAGACATTAATTAA
- a CDS encoding Fic family protein, translating to MFEPQFKYTDKIVKYIAQIASAKEIISNAKIIPLYDTKLKQDALIKSSHYSTSIEGNPLNLEEVKTLINNNQKPTTKAEQEVLNYFNVLNNLNKYSDKIITKNTILSVHKDLTKDLLKNPEYEGKFRDTRVFIGNLHTKKINYIPPDAYKVPGLIDELLDWLNNSTDEMYPVIIAGILHYELVRIHPFVDGNGRTSRLMATLILSIHKFNIDNYFTLDEYYNQDRQAYVDALKSADKNHDLTNWLEYFCQGVLYSIDKVKSEVLKLDQITSKYNNTIELTPNEISVLTLLEEKKHIQNKDIQEMLNISPQASYKIIRKLKNKELIKSTGKGRNTGYNLR from the coding sequence ATGTTTGAGCCTCAGTTTAAGTATACCGATAAAATTGTAAAGTATATTGCACAAATCGCTTCGGCTAAAGAAATTATTAGCAATGCAAAAATTATCCCATTATATGACACTAAATTGAAACAGGATGCTCTAATTAAGTCTTCACATTATTCAACATCAATAGAAGGAAATCCTTTAAACTTGGAAGAAGTAAAAACATTAATCAATAACAATCAAAAACCAACAACAAAAGCAGAACAAGAGGTATTGAATTATTTCAATGTATTGAACAATTTAAATAAATATTCTGATAAAATCATTACTAAAAACACAATTTTATCTGTTCATAAAGATCTCACTAAAGACTTATTAAAAAATCCAGAATATGAAGGTAAATTCAGGGACACTCGTGTATTCATTGGCAATCTACACACTAAAAAAATAAATTATATTCCTCCGGATGCTTATAAAGTACCTGGTTTGATAGATGAGCTATTGGATTGGTTAAACAATTCAACAGATGAAATGTATCCTGTCATTATCGCAGGAATTCTTCATTATGAATTAGTACGCATACATCCATTTGTTGATGGAAACGGACGTACCAGCCGACTTATGGCAACATTAATATTGTCAATCCATAAGTTTAATATTGATAACTACTTCACCTTGGATGAATATTACAATCAAGATAGGCAAGCTTATGTTGATGCGCTAAAAAGTGCCGATAAAAACCATGATTTAACAAATTGGTTGGAATATTTCTGTCAAGGTGTGCTATATTCAATTGATAAAGTTAAATCTGAAGTATTGAAGTTAGATCAAATTACATCAAAATATAACAATACTATTGAATTAACCCCAAATGAAATTTCTGTATTGACTCTTCTTGAAGAAAAAAAGCACATTCAAAATAAGGATATTCAAGAGATGTTAAACATTTCCCCTCAAGCCAGTTATAAAATTATTAGAAAATTAAAAAATAAAGAATTAATTAAAAGCACAGGAAAAGGTAGAAATACAGGATATAATTTAAGATAA
- a CDS encoding V4R domain-containing protein — MTTSKPIQIILNEHKTNSPMIDIDIIKSPMKYEILELLRHDPMNFEEIVENTSKSKASISMHLRDLRKEGIVNYKPHPDDNRRKIFYLSADFLGSIDTKKAKTVKRNQTKLLIDEFIEKGDIEYVILATQTFKSILMELGMDISPVLQKVGNHIGKYLFSQLKNEDLETFTKNISRYWLKNNLGELSFTIGHRIEITCVDCFESCGLPKSGKPSCHLEKGMFETLFSMFFDLELRIDEIMCYSMGDKKCVYQIQP, encoded by the coding sequence ATGACCACCTCAAAACCGATACAGATAATCCTGAACGAACACAAGACAAATTCGCCGATGATTGACATTGACATCATCAAGAGTCCCATGAAATATGAAATCCTGGAGCTTTTAAGGCACGACCCCATGAACTTTGAGGAAATCGTTGAAAACACGTCAAAGTCAAAGGCAAGCATCTCCATGCACCTCCGGGACCTGAGAAAGGAGGGCATCGTAAACTACAAACCTCATCCGGACGACAACCGAAGGAAAATATTTTATCTGAGCGCAGATTTTCTGGGCTCAATCGATACAAAAAAGGCAAAGACCGTCAAAAGGAACCAGACAAAACTTCTGATAGACGAGTTCATCGAAAAGGGCGACATCGAATACGTAATACTTGCAACCCAAACCTTCAAGTCCATACTTATGGAGCTTGGAATGGACATATCGCCGGTGCTTCAAAAGGTCGGCAACCATATCGGAAAATACCTCTTCAGCCAGCTTAAAAACGAAGATCTTGAAACATTCACCAAAAACATCTCCAGGTATTGGCTCAAAAACAATCTGGGAGAGCTCTCATTCACCATAGGCCACAGAATTGAAATCACATGCGTGGACTGCTTTGAATCCTGCGGCCTGCCGAAATCCGGAAAGCCATCATGCCATTTGGAAAAGGGAATGTTTGAAACCCTCTTCAGCATGTTCTTTGACCTTGAATTGAGAATTGACGAAATCATGTGCTACTCGATGGGTGATAAAAAGTGCGTTTATCAAATCCAGCCATGA